The Campylobacter concisus genome has a window encoding:
- a CDS encoding lytic transglycosylase domain-containing protein, whose protein sequence is MKFLKQFKIIKYYKKLFIIILSLSIIATNVSAIPNANESRYNKLFYKFGKEFNIPPILLWAIAKTESNFTNNAKNINNNGSIDYGLMQINSIHETTLKAKNLSIDDLYKPETNIQMGAMILRNCINKHGWDYKALNCYNGKVENNPYSRKVFANLRTLKQARRVIK, encoded by the coding sequence AATTTTTAAAACAATTTAAAATAATAAAATACTATAAAAAACTATTTATTATTATATTATCATTATCTATAATAGCGACAAATGTTTCAGCTATACCCAATGCTAATGAAAGTAGATACAATAAGCTCTTTTATAAATTTGGCAAAGAGTTTAATATCCCTCCGATACTTCTTTGGGCTATAGCAAAAACAGAGAGTAACTTTACCAATAATGCAAAGAATATTAACAACAATGGCTCAATAGATTATGGGTTGATGCAGATTAATTCAATTCATGAAACAACGTTAAAAGCTAAAAATTTAAGCATTGATGACCTATATAAGCCAGAAACAAACATTCAAATGGGAGCAATGATACTAAGAAATTGCATTAATAAACATGGTTGGGATTATAAAGCACTAAACTGCTATAACGGAAAAGTTGAAAATAATCCATATTCTCGTAAAGTTTTTGCAAATTTA